The genomic region tatcaattccttttttaaaatcttttttaattttcatctttatagtcatatttcatcccttcattgtattgacccttattttagtatatatataagtttttcattctttaaaattttgggaggcaatttcttctaacaaatcaatatacacccaaatctagtgtgtggttctgttctattcaccagcctgaccatattcttttttttttatttcccttctcccacccacccccaccccagtttcaggtctcttctttttttttttctaatatttattttttttcacctgCAAACTGTAGCAAAACATGATCAGTTTTATTATGCAGATAGGTATCcctctacatttttaaagaatttaggtatatataaatagaagagctctttagaaaggaaaaattcaagaATGAATAAAACCTTCCAATTTTGACTTTGTAACTTTCCAGTAGCAATGGTTAAAATGATTTTAGGTCATTCATTCCAAGATATATGACAGCACCTTAAAAGTGGCTGATCTATTTCCCCAGTAACATTTCTCACATAACAATGTGTTAAAGTTACAAATACTGATATGCACAAATAgctaatttctaagaaaaatatgtacAGTACTGCAGCATAATGAATGTGGTATCTGCAATAACTTAATATTAgccaatttttaatataaatgatacCGCTACCTTTTTCTGCCAATTCACAGGTTAAAAGTTGTTACCGGAGCCCTCTGTTTTGCACATATTACCTGGTGTTTAATACACAATGCAGGCTTTTTAATGACTTCTCTTGTGTTTAAAGCTAAGATCAGTGAAACAAGACAACAGTGCAAGAGGCGGAGAGATGTTATGTGACCATGTAAAAGTTCGTTCCAGTAAAGTGTCTATATAAGGCTATAAGAAAGGATTGGCTGATGAGCTTCCTGTTGGAAACTGTCCTGTTGATTGAACCAGTCATAAAAGAATTACTAGATACTCCAGCGGCTGCAACTTGACCAAAAGGGGTTACCACCGGCTTTGTTTGTCCAAATGCTGCAAAACCTGCACCATTGGGCTGTTGAGAAAAAGCTGTCTGTTGAGGGAAAGCTGCTTGGGCTGGGAAGGCAGGCTGCTGGAAGCTGCCGCTGAAGCTGGTGGGAAGACTATAGGAAGCACGAGTCCCGAAGCCCGCGGGCATGCTCATGCAGGTGGTGCCAAAGGTCGCGGCTGTTGCTCCTCTGGCATTGGTCTGAAATGGACTTGTAGAAGATGCCACAGAAGGACCAACAGCAGCAACAAATGGATTTGTGGAAGGCGTAGCTCCAAATGGAGCAGGCACACTTGAAGAAGCAGGCTGTGTCTGTGCCAAAGCACCCACTGGCACTGTTCCAAAAACACTGCTCCTAGCATTACTTGTGGAAGTATATGCGTTACTGGAAGTGGCTGCAGAGCTGAAAACGCTGTCTAGTTCTGCCAGGGCTGCATATTTGTCTGAGGATGCACTTGACTGACTGGGAACTGAAACCACAGAACCAACGGGAGCTTTACCTGCGGTCCCAAAGCCACTCCCCTGATCACCACCTTGCCCAGCACTGAAGATATTGTCTAAATTAGCAAGTGCTGCATATTTGTCTGTAGTCTGTAGACCAGCTTTGTTCATTGAAACTTTACTAATAGCTGATGCTGTTTGATGACTCTGGGAAGTATTGAAGGTTCCAAAATTAGCACTGGAGGATTTGGGGAAGTTATCAAAATGAGCAAAATTAGCACTTACTGATCCAGCACTTCCACCTGTAGTTTGGCGCTGAAAAGGAGAGTGACTCGCTGTGGGGAAACCTCCAAAATTACTCGAACCACTAGACTGTCCAAATGCATCAAAGTTTGCAAAATCTGCATTTGCAGAATTCTGAGCTGCATGACTGTTGAAATGTGCAAAGCTAGCAAAATTGGCTGTAGCTGTTGATTGAGGTGCTGGGGCAGCAAAGATGTCTGAGCCAAGATCACTTAAAAGGTCAAACTGCTTCTTTTCCTGCTGCTGCCCTTGAGAGCTACCTACAACTGGAGACTGACTAGGTGTGCCCTTATTTAAATGTAGTGCTGGTGCTGAATCTCCTAAAAGAGACTTCAGTGGTTTGACCTCAGGTGTGCTGCTTGTGCTACTGGCAGAGGACCCTGAAATAGATGCATGAACTGATGCCACCACTTTGGCTTGTTCTGGAGGGATGTaccatcttttattttcatacttttcttGTAGGAACTCTTTCACTTTCTGTGGATCTCTGAAGTCTGGAATTGCTGAAGATCTATCATCAAATAATCCTAGCCAAATCTGTTTACAGACTTCATTTCCATGTTTTTGCAGCAATTCAATTTCCTGTTGTGTGAATGTTGTCATGGAGTTAGATTTCACCCTATGTGGTGGATTTAACCCTCTCAGGCTGCCGGAGCAGGAGGTATAGACAAAGGAGCCGATCGTCATGTTCACGTAGGTGGGGCTGCACTAGTCACAGTCGAAACACTTTCGGTTGTGCGGGAGACCCGTCATGTCTCGCAGCATCTTCAGGTGCTTCTCCTCTGCTTCCACTTGGCACAGGCCGCCATGGGCACAGCGCCAGGGGAGGAGGCCGGCAGGGCCGGGAGCCAGAGCTGGGCGGCGCTGCACCTGGGGGCCCGTGATTCCACGGGCCGCCCTGGCGCCGGCCACCGCCCTCCGTAAGCCTGAGCCGCGCCAGACCTGGCCGCCTCGGCTGGACTCGACTTCACTGGCCCAAGCGCAGACGCTGCATAGCACGGGCTGACGGGTCACACCAACCGGCCGACTGGGACAACCTACACtgcctccaccaccatcaccaccttccCCATgctcaggtctcttctgatttgtttattgtatatttttctggggtcgtttttaccctgttagcattttgttctctcattcatctattctcctctggacaaaatgaaaagattgaaaaaaatcacctcaaaaaaaaaaaaaaaaagaacaagaggcagtaccaactgccagggacctaaacaatacggacattaggaagatgtcagaactagagttcagaatgacgattttaaagatactagctgggcttgaaaaaagcatggaagatactagagaatccctttctggagaaataaaagaactaaaatctaaccagtcaaaatcaaaaaggctattaatgaggggcaatcaaaaatggagcctctaggataaatgaggtagaagagagaattagtgatatagaaaaccaaatgatgaaaaataaagaagctgagaaaaagagataaacatctactggatcatgagggcagaattcgggaaataagtgataccataagatgaaacaatattaaaataattgggatcccagaagaaagagagagaggggcagaaggtatattggagcaaattatagcagagaacttcccggatttggggaaggaaacaggcttcaaaatccaggaggcacagagaactcgccttaaaaaatcaataaaaataggtcaacaccccgacatctaatagtaaaacttatgagtctcagagacaaagagaaaaccctgaaagcagctcgggacaaaaggtctataacctacaatggtagaaacattagattggcagcagacctatccacagagacctggcaggccagaaaggactggcatgatatattcagagcactaaatgagaaaaatatgcagctaagaatactatatccagctaggctgtcattgaaaatagaaggagagataaaaatcttccaggacaaacaaaaactaaaggaatttgcaaacacgagccagccctacaagaaatattgaaaggggtcctcaaagcaaagaaagagcctaaaagtaacatagaccagaaaggaacacagacaatatacagtaacagtcacaggcaatacaatggcactaaattcatatctttcgatagttacccagaatgtaaatggactaaatgccccaatcaaaagacacaggctatcagattggataaaaaaacaagacccatcgatatgctatctgcaagagactcattttag from Zalophus californianus isolate mZalCal1 chromosome 11, mZalCal1.pri.v2, whole genome shotgun sequence harbors:
- the LOC113913710 gene encoding LOW QUALITY PROTEIN: arf-GAP domain and FG repeat-containing protein 1-like (The sequence of the model RefSeq protein was modified relative to this genomic sequence to represent the inferred CDS: deleted 1 base in 1 codon; substituted 1 base at 1 genomic stop codon), which produces MDAALTIIRKNEKRPEHGEGGDGGGGSVGCPSRPVGVTRQPVLCSVCAWASEVESSRGGQVWRGSGLRRAVAGARAARGITGPQVQRRPALAPGPAGLLPWRCAHGGLCQVEAEEKHLKMLRDMTGLPHNRKCFDCDXCSPTYVNMTIGSFVYTSCSGSLRGLNPPHRVKSNSMTTFTQQEIELLQKHGNEVCKQIWLGLFDDRSSAIPDFRDPQKVKEFLQEKYENKRWYIPPEQAKVVASVHASISGSSASSTSSTPEVKPLKSLLGDSAPALHLNKGTPSQSPVVGSSQGQQQEKKQFDLLSDLGSDIFAAPAPQSTATANFASFAHFNSHAAQNSANADFANFDAFGQSSGSSNFGGFPTASHSPFQRQTTGGSAGSVSANFAHFDNFPKSSSANFGTFNTSQSHQTASAISKVSMNKAGLQTTDKYAALANLDNIFSAGQGGDQGSGFGTAGKAPVGSVVSVPSQSSASSDKYAALAELDSVFSSAATSSNAYTSTSNARSSVFGTVPVGALAQTQPASSSVPAPFGATPSTNPFVAAVGPSVASSTSPFQTNARGATAATFGTTCMSMPAGFGTRASYSLPTSFSGSFQQPAFPAQAAFPQQTAFSQQPNGAGFAAFGQTKPVVTPFGQVAAAGVSSNSFMTGSSTGQFPTGSSSANPFL